The following coding sequences lie in one Arthrobacter sp. PGP41 genomic window:
- a CDS encoding carbohydrate ABC transporter permease yields MTTMATPTQSATDAQVPHYNPKSESAGARRAKSTIFHIVALALTAVVLYPGLWMIASSFKPNAEIGGANTSLWSSNFSFDNFVTAMDGIGGVSTLQFFTNSLILAVGAVVGTVLSASVSAYAFARIKFPGRSVFFGMMIATLLLPFHVVIIPQYIVFQQLGLVDTYVPLLIGKFLAADAFFVFLMVQFMRNLPGELDEAARIDGAGHVRIFTSIMLPLMKPALISTSIFSFIWSWNDFLGPLLYLNTPEKYPLPLALRLFVDQTQSSDYGAMIAMSVLALLPVLVFFLVFQRYIVEGVSTQGLKG; encoded by the coding sequence ATGACAACCATGGCAACCCCCACCCAGTCCGCCACGGACGCACAGGTGCCGCACTACAACCCGAAATCCGAATCAGCGGGTGCCAGGCGCGCCAAGAGCACCATTTTCCACATCGTGGCGTTGGCGCTCACGGCCGTGGTCCTGTACCCGGGCCTGTGGATGATCGCCTCCTCGTTCAAGCCGAACGCAGAAATCGGCGGCGCGAACACGTCGCTGTGGTCCAGCAACTTCAGCTTCGACAACTTCGTCACCGCGATGGACGGCATCGGCGGGGTGTCCACCCTGCAGTTCTTCACCAACTCCCTGATCCTGGCCGTCGGCGCCGTGGTGGGAACCGTCCTCTCCGCGTCGGTCTCGGCGTATGCGTTCGCCCGGATCAAGTTCCCCGGCCGCAGCGTGTTCTTCGGCATGATGATCGCCACCCTGCTCCTGCCGTTCCACGTGGTGATCATCCCGCAGTACATCGTGTTCCAGCAGCTGGGCCTGGTGGACACCTACGTGCCGCTGCTGATCGGCAAGTTCCTCGCCGCCGACGCGTTCTTCGTGTTCCTGATGGTCCAGTTCATGCGCAACCTGCCCGGTGAGCTGGACGAGGCAGCCAGGATCGACGGCGCCGGGCACGTCCGGATCTTCACGTCCATCATGCTGCCGCTGATGAAGCCGGCCCTGATCTCCACCTCGATCTTCTCCTTCATCTGGAGCTGGAACGACTTCCTGGGCCCGCTGCTCTACTTGAACACCCCGGAAAAGTACCCGCTGCCCCTGGCGCTGCGCCTCTTCGTGGACCAGACCCAGTCCTCGGACTACGGCGCCATGATCGCCATGTCCGTCCTGGCCCTGCTCCCTGTGCTGGTCTTCTTCCTGGTCTTCCAGCGCTACATCGTCGAAGGCGTCTCCACCCAGGGCCTCAAGGGCTAG
- a CDS encoding carbohydrate ABC transporter permease, with protein MTQSPTLSRRSTSSAAPLPRKSRQRGVDARAGYTFLLPWLLGFIVLTIGPMISSLYLSFTNYNLFDPPKWIGFDNYTTLFQDERFLQSVGVTVSYVVFGTPLKLAAALAVAMLLNSKRRGQGFYRSAFYAPSLIGASVSIAIVWKAMFGDSGPVDQGLSLFGINLGGWVGNPAMTMPMFILLTVWQFGAPMVIFLAGLKQIPNDLYEAASMDGAGPVRKFFNITWPMLSPVIFFNLLMETIHAFQIFNSAYIISNGEGGPAGSTLFYTLYLYLRGFSDFRMGYASAMAWLLLIVVGILTLIIFRTSKSWVHYSGDAK; from the coding sequence GTGACTCAAAGCCCAACCCTGAGCAGGCGTTCGACGTCGTCCGCCGCCCCGCTGCCGCGCAAGTCGCGGCAGCGGGGGGTGGACGCCCGCGCCGGATACACCTTCCTGCTGCCCTGGCTGCTGGGATTCATCGTCCTCACCATTGGGCCGATGATTTCCTCGCTGTATCTGTCCTTCACCAACTACAACTTGTTTGATCCGCCCAAATGGATCGGTTTCGACAACTACACCACCCTCTTCCAGGACGAGCGGTTCCTGCAGTCGGTGGGCGTGACCGTCAGCTACGTTGTGTTCGGTACCCCGCTCAAGCTCGCCGCCGCACTGGCAGTGGCGATGCTCCTGAACAGCAAGCGCCGCGGCCAGGGGTTCTACCGGTCAGCGTTCTATGCTCCGTCGCTGATCGGCGCGTCCGTGTCCATCGCGATTGTCTGGAAGGCCATGTTCGGCGATTCCGGCCCGGTGGACCAAGGACTGTCTCTCTTCGGGATCAACCTGGGCGGCTGGGTGGGCAACCCGGCCATGACCATGCCCATGTTCATCCTGCTGACCGTCTGGCAGTTCGGCGCCCCGATGGTGATCTTCCTGGCCGGCCTGAAGCAGATCCCTAATGACCTCTACGAGGCGGCGTCCATGGATGGTGCCGGGCCGGTGCGGAAGTTCTTCAACATCACCTGGCCCATGCTTTCCCCGGTGATCTTCTTCAACCTGCTGATGGAAACCATCCACGCGTTCCAGATCTTCAACTCGGCCTACATCATCTCCAACGGTGAAGGCGGCCCGGCCGGGTCCACCCTCTTCTACACCCTCTACCTCTACCTGCGGGGCTTCAGCGACTTCCGGATGGGCTACGCCTCGGCCATGGCCTGGCTGCTCCTGATCGTGGTTGGCATCCTGACCCTGATCATCTTCCGCACGTCCAAGTCCTGGGTCCATTACAGCGGTGATGCAAAATGA
- a CDS encoding ABC transporter substrate-binding protein — translation MINRRHFLTTVAVGTASAAALAACGTGSSSSGETGTAEKPVTINYTWWGNDDRAERTRKAIALFESKNPDIKVNGNFTDFAGYWQKRATEAAGGGLPDVMQWDLSYLRDYGQRNQLLDLGTLKINTDAFDKSLLPSGQIRGKTYGIPTSTNAFAVYYDPAKLASLGIAEPNGTWTYKEYNAFLAEIGTKSNGALFGSTDYTGVWWMFNIWLRQNNIQAFTEDGKLGFTKDDLKKWWNQTAALRGTPALVSEERVTQLAPKSPFGSNVTASEVTWDNFMAAYLGDSGAKELKLVPVPSDDPDNLGLFLKPSMLMVASAKTKYKDAAARFIDFMVNDPEVGNIFKTSRGVPASKTQRDGTTFEGTDKLVVDYEKSIEQYLKDAPEPPIVGFGTLETSFKRVSSDLNYGKLTIDGAADSWFKEAEDLIKQNA, via the coding sequence ATGATCAACAGAAGGCATTTCCTCACCACCGTGGCTGTCGGCACCGCATCTGCTGCGGCGCTCGCGGCGTGCGGAACGGGCTCCAGCTCTTCCGGGGAGACCGGCACCGCCGAGAAGCCCGTGACCATCAATTACACCTGGTGGGGCAACGATGACCGTGCGGAGCGCACCCGCAAGGCCATTGCCCTGTTCGAGTCGAAGAACCCGGATATCAAGGTCAACGGCAACTTCACCGACTTCGCCGGCTACTGGCAGAAGCGTGCCACCGAGGCCGCCGGCGGCGGCCTGCCCGACGTTATGCAGTGGGACCTCTCCTACTTGCGCGATTACGGCCAGCGCAACCAGCTCCTGGACCTGGGCACCCTGAAAATCAATACGGACGCCTTCGACAAGTCCCTCCTGCCGTCCGGCCAGATCCGGGGCAAGACCTACGGCATCCCCACCAGCACCAACGCTTTCGCCGTCTACTACGATCCCGCCAAGCTGGCCTCCCTGGGCATTGCCGAGCCGAATGGCACCTGGACCTACAAGGAGTACAACGCCTTCCTCGCCGAAATAGGCACCAAGAGCAACGGTGCGCTTTTTGGCTCAACCGACTACACCGGCGTCTGGTGGATGTTCAACATCTGGCTGCGCCAGAACAACATCCAGGCGTTCACTGAGGACGGCAAGCTCGGCTTCACCAAGGATGACCTGAAGAAGTGGTGGAACCAGACCGCCGCCCTTCGCGGCACCCCTGCCCTCGTCTCCGAAGAGCGCGTCACCCAGCTCGCCCCCAAGTCCCCGTTTGGCTCGAATGTCACCGCCAGCGAAGTCACCTGGGACAACTTCATGGCTGCCTACCTCGGGGACAGCGGCGCCAAGGAACTCAAGCTTGTGCCGGTGCCCTCGGATGACCCGGACAACCTGGGCCTGTTCCTCAAGCCGTCCATGCTCATGGTGGCCAGCGCCAAGACCAAGTACAAGGATGCTGCTGCCCGCTTCATCGACTTCATGGTCAACGACCCCGAGGTGGGCAACATCTTCAAGACCTCCCGCGGCGTTCCGGCGTCGAAGACCCAGCGGGACGGCACCACCTTCGAAGGTACTGACAAGCTCGTCGTCGATTACGAAAAGTCGATAGAGCAGTACCTCAAGGACGCTCCCGAGCCGCCAATCGTCGGTTTCGGCACCCTCGAGACATCCTTCAAGCGGGTCAGCTCGGACCTGAACTACGGCAAGCTGACCATCGACGGTGCAGCCGATTCCTGGTTCAAGGAAGCCGAAGACCTCATCAAGCAGAACGCCTGA
- a CDS encoding beta-galactosidase, with translation MDSQDIPRPASVWNHVEGIAYGGDYNPEQWPVSVRLEDLELMQEAGVNFLSVGIFSWALLEPAEGKYNFGWLDEVLDNLHGIGVKVALATATAAPPAWLVRKHPEILPVTADGTVLGPGSRRHYTPSSAVYRRYASGITRAVAERYKDHPALALWHVDNELGCHVYEFYGEEDAAAFRAWLERRYGNIDALNAAWGTAFWSQNYGSFEEILPPAIAPSTLNPGQQLDFQRFNSRALMDYYRELVAVLREVTPGVPCTTNLMASSATKSMDYFDWAKDLDVIANDHYLVAADPERHIELAFSADLTRGIAGGDPWILMEHSTSAVNWQPRNQPKMPGEMLRNSLAHVARGADAVMFFQWRQSFAGSEKFHSAMVPHGGRDTRVWREVVELGADLKRLAPVRGSRVESRVAIVFDYEAWWASEIDSKPSIDVRYLDLQRAFHRSLFLRGVSVDFVHPSASLDGYGLVLVCTLYTVTDEAAANISAAASAGATVLVSYFSGIVDGKDHVRLGGYPGAFRELLGVRVEEFHPLLAGTQLKLSDGTVSSIWSEHVHLAGAEAMQAFTEYPLEGVPSLTRRAVGSGAAWYLATFPGPDGIDSVVDRLLEESGVAPAAAGPGVELVRRRSADGQGFLFAINHTRSDAAVEASGQDLLTGEAFPGLVPAGGVAVVAEG, from the coding sequence ATGGATTCGCAGGACATCCCCCGGCCGGCAAGCGTCTGGAACCATGTCGAAGGCATCGCTTACGGCGGTGACTACAATCCCGAGCAGTGGCCGGTCAGCGTCCGCCTGGAGGACCTGGAGCTGATGCAGGAAGCGGGCGTGAACTTCCTCAGTGTGGGAATTTTCTCCTGGGCACTGCTGGAACCCGCCGAAGGGAAGTACAACTTTGGCTGGCTCGACGAGGTGCTGGACAACCTCCATGGCATCGGCGTCAAGGTGGCCCTGGCCACCGCCACCGCTGCTCCCCCGGCATGGCTGGTACGGAAGCATCCGGAAATCCTGCCGGTCACGGCTGACGGAACCGTGCTGGGACCGGGGTCACGGCGGCACTACACGCCGTCGTCGGCCGTTTACCGCCGCTACGCCAGCGGCATCACCCGTGCAGTGGCCGAGCGCTACAAGGACCACCCCGCCCTGGCGCTCTGGCACGTGGACAACGAGCTGGGCTGCCATGTCTACGAGTTCTACGGCGAGGAGGACGCCGCGGCCTTCCGGGCGTGGCTGGAGCGGCGGTACGGGAACATCGATGCACTCAACGCAGCGTGGGGCACGGCGTTCTGGTCGCAGAACTACGGCTCGTTCGAGGAGATCCTGCCGCCCGCCATTGCGCCTTCCACCCTGAACCCGGGCCAGCAGCTGGACTTCCAGCGGTTCAACTCCCGGGCCCTGATGGACTATTATCGCGAACTCGTTGCGGTCCTGCGGGAGGTCACCCCGGGCGTTCCGTGCACCACCAACCTGATGGCCTCCAGCGCCACCAAGTCCATGGACTACTTCGACTGGGCCAAGGACCTGGACGTCATCGCCAACGACCACTACCTCGTGGCCGCCGACCCCGAACGGCACATCGAACTCGCATTCAGCGCGGACCTCACCCGCGGCATCGCGGGAGGTGACCCGTGGATCCTGATGGAACATTCGACGTCGGCCGTCAACTGGCAGCCGCGCAACCAGCCCAAAATGCCCGGAGAAATGCTGCGCAACTCGCTCGCCCACGTGGCCCGCGGTGCCGACGCCGTCATGTTTTTCCAGTGGCGGCAGAGCTTCGCCGGCTCGGAGAAGTTCCACTCGGCCATGGTGCCGCACGGCGGCCGGGACACCCGGGTGTGGCGCGAGGTGGTGGAGCTGGGGGCGGACCTGAAGCGGTTGGCTCCGGTGCGCGGTTCGCGAGTGGAATCCCGGGTTGCGATCGTGTTCGACTACGAGGCCTGGTGGGCCAGTGAGATCGACTCCAAGCCGAGCATTGACGTGCGGTACCTTGACCTGCAGCGGGCGTTCCACCGCTCGCTGTTCCTCCGGGGCGTGTCCGTGGATTTCGTGCACCCTTCCGCTTCCCTTGATGGATACGGCCTCGTGCTGGTGTGCACCCTGTACACCGTCACTGACGAGGCCGCGGCCAACATTTCCGCTGCAGCCTCCGCCGGCGCCACTGTGCTGGTGAGCTACTTCAGCGGGATCGTGGACGGGAAGGACCATGTCCGGCTGGGCGGCTATCCGGGCGCGTTCCGGGAGCTGCTGGGCGTTCGGGTGGAGGAATTCCATCCGCTGCTGGCCGGGACCCAACTGAAGCTGAGCGACGGGACCGTGTCTTCCATCTGGAGCGAGCACGTCCACCTGGCCGGCGCCGAAGCCATGCAGGCGTTTACCGAGTATCCGCTGGAAGGCGTTCCGTCCCTCACGCGACGGGCCGTGGGTTCGGGCGCGGCCTGGTACCTGGCCACGTTCCCCGGCCCGGACGGCATTGATTCCGTGGTGGACCGGCTTCTGGAAGAGTCCGGCGTAGCCCCCGCTGCGGCCGGTCCCGGTGTGGAGCTGGTGCGGCGGCGCTCTGCCGACGGGCAGGGCTTCCTTTTCGCGATCAACCACACGCGTTCGGATGCCGCCGTGGAGGCATCCGGCCAGGATTTGCTGACCGGCGAAGCGTTTCCGGGGCTGGTCCCGGCGGGCGGCGTGGCGGTAGTTGCGGAGGGCTAG
- a CDS encoding HNH endonuclease translates to MEAEKPDSSPAAPTVADTPHPTPVVPASGGAPASSPAAPTLADALAVLAGVPVARDSAGMVEQMRQWEDMKCLAGAQQARLAVAFDLLQRQEQADAGVPVDEQGAGVAAQIALARRESPARGSRLLGLAKALTGMPRTFAAFRSGQLNEWRATLIVKETICLTVEDRAGVDEELAADTGTLDGAGDRAIVTAVRAAAYRRDPRSIAKRAARAVTERTVNLRPAPDTMTYLTALLPVAQGVAAYAALARAADTARSAGDERSRGQVMADTLVERVTGTPAGISGVEIQLVMTDRALLHADAEPARLPGYGTIPACWARNIALTNTSAAGMPATDPSTGSAGSPAADGTAGDGAGGEGAASDHAAAVRRELDVWIRRLYTAPGNGDLLAMDSKARLFPAGLKRFLQVRDDTCRTPYCDAPIRHHDHIASWHNGGATSAGNGQGLCEACNHLKETGGWAAERVPGPRHTVATTTPTGHTYFSTAPPLPGTFSVPQEDRRGPHHVDQGAEPFTLAHQARPTVAPAVAQSPPHQAVHVPGRVMPPRVYGPGERVYSQGAGVRRPRPRESTLPWPPQA, encoded by the coding sequence ATGGAAGCGGAAAAGCCGGACTCCTCCCCTGCCGCTCCGACCGTTGCCGATACACCCCACCCAACGCCTGTTGTTCCGGCTTCCGGAGGCGCGCCTGCGTCCTCGCCTGCCGCGCCGACCCTCGCTGATGCATTGGCCGTTCTGGCTGGTGTTCCTGTGGCCCGCGACAGTGCGGGGATGGTTGAGCAGATGCGGCAGTGGGAGGACATGAAATGCCTGGCCGGCGCGCAGCAGGCCCGGCTTGCTGTGGCCTTCGATCTATTGCAGCGGCAGGAGCAGGCTGACGCCGGCGTGCCCGTGGATGAGCAGGGCGCCGGTGTCGCGGCGCAGATCGCACTGGCACGGCGGGAATCCCCGGCCAGGGGGTCCCGGTTACTGGGCTTGGCCAAAGCCCTCACGGGCATGCCCCGCACCTTCGCCGCCTTTCGGAGCGGCCAGCTGAACGAGTGGCGCGCCACCCTGATCGTGAAGGAAACCATCTGCCTCACGGTGGAGGATCGTGCCGGCGTGGATGAGGAACTCGCCGCCGACACCGGCACGCTCGACGGCGCCGGCGACCGCGCCATCGTCACCGCAGTCCGCGCCGCGGCGTACCGTAGGGACCCCCGCTCCATCGCAAAGCGGGCCGCACGAGCGGTTACCGAACGGACCGTGAACCTTCGCCCGGCCCCTGACACCATGACCTACCTGACCGCGCTGCTCCCCGTTGCCCAAGGCGTTGCGGCCTACGCCGCCCTGGCCAGGGCCGCCGATACCGCCCGCTCTGCAGGAGACGAACGGTCCCGGGGGCAAGTTATGGCCGACACCCTCGTCGAGAGGGTTACCGGTACCCCAGCCGGCATCAGCGGGGTGGAGATTCAGCTCGTTATGACCGACCGCGCCCTGCTCCATGCCGACGCAGAGCCCGCCCGGCTTCCCGGGTACGGCACCATTCCCGCATGCTGGGCCAGAAACATCGCCCTCACCAATACATCAGCCGCGGGAATGCCGGCAACAGACCCAAGCACCGGCAGCGCTGGTTCTCCTGCCGCTGACGGAACCGCCGGTGACGGTGCCGGAGGCGAGGGTGCCGCAAGCGACCACGCCGCTGCTGTTCGCCGCGAGCTTGATGTGTGGATCCGGCGGCTTTACACCGCTCCCGGCAACGGGGACCTGCTGGCCATGGATTCCAAAGCCCGGCTCTTTCCGGCTGGGCTGAAACGCTTCCTTCAAGTCCGGGACGACACCTGCCGCACCCCGTACTGCGACGCCCCCATCAGGCATCACGACCACATCGCTTCCTGGCATAACGGCGGAGCCACCAGCGCCGGCAACGGCCAAGGCCTCTGCGAAGCCTGCAACCACCTCAAGGAAACGGGCGGCTGGGCGGCTGAACGCGTCCCAGGCCCGCGGCATACCGTGGCAACCACCACCCCAACCGGCCACACCTACTTTTCCACCGCACCACCCCTCCCCGGAACATTTTCGGTACCTCAAGAGGACCGTAGGGGGCCACACCATGTGGACCAGGGAGCGGAGCCGTTCACTCTTGCGCATCAGGCCCGTCCCACCGTGGCCCCGGCAGTCGCACAGTCACCACCCCACCAGGCCGTCCACGTCCCGGGAAGGGTGATGCCGCCGCGCGTCTATGGGCCGGGAGAACGCGTCTATTCGCAAGGAGCAGGTGTCCGACGGCCAAGGCCCAGGGAAAGCACCCTTCCCTGGCCGCCACAAGCTTAA
- a CDS encoding ABC transporter substrate-binding protein has product MPLFSRSASAKAKQPAATSSTGGRRPLRKTGVAAVAAAVVMALSLSACGGGSGQQSADGPVELRFSWWGGDKRAQLTQEAIKKFEAENPNIKIKPEFGDWSGYWDKLATQVAANDAPDIIQMDEKYITEYSSRGALLDLSKYDIDTSKLDEAALNAGKGEDGLTGIPAGINAATILANPKVFEAAGVPLPDDSKWTWEDFERIASEITAKSPKGTYGAAAYGTDEASLGVWLRQNGKSLYTSDGKLGFEPGDIAKWWAFLKQLSENKAVPTASEVVEAEAAPLDQSGLATGKNALAFWWSNQAPALEKASGSDLKILRFPSKTGSSADAKLWYKASQFWSASSRTKHPEETAKFINFLANDVKAGETLLADRGVYPNSEVRAAIESKLTPADVKVVKFIDQIKDELGEAPAPPPKGAGAIQEIIKRYTSEVLFERLSAEEAGKKAHSEMKSAISS; this is encoded by the coding sequence GTGCCGCTTTTTTCCCGCTCTGCCTCTGCTAAAGCCAAGCAGCCGGCAGCAACATCCTCCACGGGCGGACGACGCCCCCTTCGTAAGACTGGCGTTGCAGCAGTTGCTGCCGCCGTCGTCATGGCCTTGAGCCTCAGTGCCTGCGGCGGGGGCTCCGGCCAGCAAAGCGCTGATGGCCCCGTCGAACTCCGGTTCTCCTGGTGGGGCGGCGACAAGCGGGCCCAGCTGACCCAGGAAGCCATCAAGAAGTTTGAGGCTGAAAACCCCAACATCAAGATCAAGCCCGAGTTTGGTGACTGGAGCGGTTACTGGGACAAGCTCGCCACCCAGGTGGCGGCGAATGATGCTCCGGACATTATCCAGATGGACGAAAAGTACATCACCGAGTACTCCAGCCGCGGGGCCCTTCTTGACCTGTCCAAGTACGACATCGACACCTCCAAGCTCGACGAAGCGGCACTTAACGCAGGCAAAGGCGAGGACGGCCTGACTGGCATCCCCGCTGGCATCAATGCCGCCACCATCCTTGCGAATCCGAAGGTTTTTGAGGCTGCCGGCGTTCCGCTTCCTGACGATTCAAAGTGGACCTGGGAGGACTTCGAGCGGATCGCCTCCGAGATCACCGCCAAGTCCCCGAAGGGCACCTATGGCGCTGCCGCTTACGGGACTGATGAGGCGTCACTCGGGGTCTGGCTCCGCCAGAACGGCAAGTCCCTGTATACCTCCGACGGCAAGCTGGGCTTCGAACCGGGCGACATCGCCAAGTGGTGGGCGTTCCTGAAGCAGCTCAGCGAGAACAAAGCCGTTCCCACGGCATCCGAGGTCGTCGAAGCTGAAGCTGCTCCGCTTGACCAGTCCGGACTGGCCACGGGCAAGAACGCCCTGGCGTTCTGGTGGTCCAACCAGGCCCCGGCCTTGGAGAAGGCATCCGGCAGCGACTTGAAGATCCTGCGGTTCCCCAGCAAGACCGGGTCATCCGCCGACGCGAAACTTTGGTACAAGGCCTCCCAGTTCTGGTCCGCGTCCTCACGCACCAAGCACCCTGAGGAGACCGCCAAGTTCATCAACTTCCTGGCCAACGACGTCAAGGCCGGCGAGACCCTGCTGGCGGACCGCGGTGTCTACCCGAACTCCGAGGTCCGCGCGGCCATCGAGTCCAAACTGACGCCGGCGGACGTCAAGGTGGTCAAGTTCATCGACCAGATCAAGGACGAACTGGGCGAGGCCCCCGCGCCGCCGCCGAAGGGCGCCGGCGCAATCCAGGAAATCATCAAGCGCTACACTTCCGAGGTTCTCTTTGAGAGGCTGTCCGCTGAGGAAGCCGGCAAGAAGGCCCACTCTGAAATGAAATCCGCAATCAGCAGCTAG